A region of Toxorhynchites rutilus septentrionalis strain SRP chromosome 1, ASM2978413v1, whole genome shotgun sequence DNA encodes the following proteins:
- the LOC129761158 gene encoding uncharacterized protein LOC129761158: MSTSRKYKALIRSRDCVINFVERMDHFLKTTQEFDEQAVKIRLEKLDQKYQEFEDLQSDIEGMEDNEESLLDYQQSRADFEDKYFEVRAGLARKLTTEHATPNTATTHTNNVPHVHASVRLPQINLPEFDGNFQNWLPFHDTYVALIDSSVELTDIQKFHYLRASLKGDALKMIDSYAMSEANYRVAWDSLVDRFSNKYLLKKRHLNALFEYPRIRRESATGLHELIDCFERNTKILDQLGEKTNVWGAMLVHLMVSKLDEVIQKRWEENVTPDREPSYASLVEFLKRQTRVLDAVSVDQQMFSTSSSSSSGSKFRPTKVSVNSATENSLPSCFACSEKHWITRCPTFASLPVDKRLQLTNSKRLCSNCLGRNHLARDCPSKFRCKTCSKKHHSLLHPGFPGSGSSSAPIPTPANDNGNTSAPSISGGASNSGQLVSSSVASVSTNMAMGQPRSHSFLLTVLLNVKDVWGRAHHARALLDSGSQVNLMSENLCKLLQLSRRDRKVEITGIGRSRSRTAFEVSTTVSSRVQNFSTSLDFLVLGQVTDDQPSVSLPQTQRKIPPDMVLADPEFNISGPIDLVLGAQYFYDFHVRDGGRLQIRKVDDTLPVFVNTVFGWVAAGEAKRMDESTRVSCHVAKVESLDKAIEKFWTVEELTIKTPRSQEEEDCETHFVNTFTRDDTGRYIVRYPKRMNFSSMVGESKQTALRRFLQTEKRLERDPNLRSQYVDFMKEYIKLGHMKYIGEADDSRLDKDKTVCYLPHHPVFKESSSTTKVRVVFDGSAKTSTNHSLNEALLTGPTIQDELLDLMLRFRKHLIALVADVTKMYRQILIHVDDIPLQRILWRCDPSEPIQVYELLTVTYGLSPSSFLATRVLKQLALDSAQKYELAARTVQEDFYMDDFLSGANTVEEAIKLQKEVQSLLAEGGLELRKWSSNSPEVLENLPIGALGGETMLHFEADQKIKTLGVGWETGSDQLCIEVQPSTNEGIWTKRKIFSAIAKLYDPLGLVSPVVAWAKIKMQQLWLSTFDWDDPISDDIARKWEEFAAQLTLLKGYKVPRFVFLADSISTQFHIFTDASEVGYGACLYTRSTGKEGQIKTELVAAKSRVAPLKRLSLPRLELCAALLGAKLYAKVSAALRMEGIPCWFWSDSTVTLHWIQAPPNTWQTFVGNRTSEIQQLTHGHSWNHVKGTENPADHVSRGMLPQEFVSNTIWRHGPSWLAKSDEYWPKHITGTPPEDLLERRKTVLVIHQPQEHSFLFYRYSSFWRLVRIIALVLRFLNRCRRKPNPYPHQLASVGELEHAKETLTKIAQQEMFTGEFKELVKTRSVSNKSSLRLLGPFLDEKGIIRLGGRLEHSSENYQTKHPMILPKIHPLTRLITKHYHELCMHSGPRMTLATMRQEFWPVNGKAIVNLVCRKCPQCFRQNPVPVTQPVGQLPQPRTAPCRAFTVVGVDYCGPVYTKPAHRRAAPRKAYIAVFVCFASKAVHLELVCDLSTEAFIAALRRFIAHHGMPTEIHSDNGTNFQGANNTLAELYRLFKNKRTREAIVSECSKHRIQWHFIPPRAPSFGGLWEAAVKSAKTSLVKTLGNTQLSFEEYATVLAQIEANMNSRPLTSLSSDPTELDVLTPGHFLIGSPLISLPDPDYTHVPTNRLNHYQQLQKLIQQHWDRWRREYLTELNHQREKSSLSMDIRVGQTVLVQEDGKSSVSWPLARIEQIHPGADGVVRVATLRTASGTYKRPISRIFPLPYDNEPNDTLGTQIAKKGED; this comes from the coding sequence ATGTCAACGTCGAGGAAGTACAAGGCCTTGATACGCAGCAGGGACTGCGTCATCAACTTCGTGGAACGGATGGACCACTTCCTGAAAACAACACAAGAATTCGATGAACAAGCGGTCAAGATTCGTTTGGAGAAGCTCGATCAAAAATATCAGGAGTTCGAGGATCTCCAGAGCGATATCGAAGGCATGGAGGACAACGAAGAAAGCTTACTGGATTACCAGCAGTCGAGGGCCGATTTCGAGGATAAATATTTCGAGGTAAGGGCAGGGTTAGCGAGAAAATTAACTACAGAACATGCGACACCAAATACTGCGACTACACACACAAACAACGTCCCTCATGTACATGCTTCCGTGCGACTTCCTCAAATAAACCTACCAGAGTTTGATGGCAATTTCCAAAATTGGCTTCCGTTTCACGACACTTACGTGGCTTTAATCGACTCCTCGGTGGAACTAACCGACATACAAAAGTTCCATTATTTGCGTGCTTCTCTGAAGGGCGATGCTTTGAAGATGATCGATTCTTATGCGATGAGTGAGGCTAATTACAGGGTGGCTTGGGATAGTCTGGTTGATCGGTTCTCCAACAAATACCTCCTCAAGAAACGTCATTTGAACGCCTTGTTCGAATATCCTAGAATCAGGAGGGAATCAGCGACTGGCCTGCATGAACTCATCGACTGTTTCGAACGTAACACGAAGATCCTGGATCAACTAGGGGAGAAGACGAATGTATGGGGAGCGATGCTGGTGCATCTAATGGTCTCGAAGCTGGACGAGGTCATTCAGAAGCGTTGGGAGGAAAATGTCACACCGGATAGAGAACCGTCGTACGCTTCATTGGTCGAATTCCTCAAAAGGCAAACTCGGGTGCTGGATGCTGTCTCTGTCGATCAGCAGATGTTCTCCACGTCTTCGTCGTCATCCAGTGGTAGCAAATTCCGTCCAACTAAAGTTTCAGTTAACTCGGCGACTGAGAACTCGCTCCCAAGCTGCTTCGCCTGCAGTGAGAAGCATTGGATTACTCGGTGCCCAACTTTCGCTAGTCTTCCGGTGGATAAACGGCTGCAGCTTACAAACTCCAAGCGGCTCTGCAGCAACTGCCTGGGTCGGAATCATTTAGCGAGAGATTGTCCATCTAAATTCCGATGCAAAACGTGCTCCAAAAAACACCATTCGTTGCTGCATCCTGGTTTCCCTGGTTCTGGATCTAGTTCTGCTCCTATCCCCACTCCAGCGAATGACAACGGTAACACTTCTGCTCCATCAATTTCCGGCGGCGCTTCGAACTCTGGTCAATTGGTTTCTAGTTCGGTAGCATCAGTTTCAACCAACATGGCGATGGGGCAGCCAAGGTCACACTCATTTCTACTCACGGTTTTGCTAAACGTGAAGGACGTATGGGGAAGGGCCCACCACGCAAGGGCACTTTTGGATTCTGGTTCCCAAGTCAACCTGATGTCGGAAAATCTCTGCAAGCTGCTTCAATTATCACGGCGGGATAGGAAGGTGGAAATAACTGGAATAGGACGATCACGAAGCCGCACGGCTTTCGAAGTTTCCACCACAGTTTCTTCTCGGGTGCAGAATTTCTCGACGTCATTGGACTTTCTGGTTCTGGGGCAGGTCACCGACGACCAGCCATCTGTCTCGCTTCCACAAACGCAACGGAAAATTCCACCCGATATGGTTCTAGCCGATCCTGAATTCAACATCTCTGGTCCGATCGATTTGGTATTGGGTGCACAGTACTTTTACGATTTCCATGTACGCGATGGTGGCCGGTTGCAAATTCGCAAGGTCGACGATACGCTTCCAGTATTTGTCAATACGGTGTTCGGATGGGTGGCAGCCGGCGAAGCAAAACGCATGGATGAATCAACACGGGTCAGCTGTCACGTTGCCAAGGTAGAATCTCTGGACAAGGCAATCGAAAAATTCTGGACGGTTGAAGAGTTGACGATCAAAACGCCACGGTCACAGGAAGAGGAGGACTGCGAGACGCACTTCGTGAACACATTCACACGCGATGACACCGGCAGATATATCGTGCGATATCCCAAACGCATGAACTTCAGCAGCATGGTTGGCGAATCGAAGCAGACGGCTCTGCGACGATTTCTTCAGACAGAGAAACGATTGGAACGAGACCCAAACCTACGATCGCAGTACGTGGATTTCATGAAGGAGTACATCAAGCTGGGCCACATGAAATACATCGGTGAAGCAGACGATTCTCGCTTGGATAAAGATAAAACGGTCTGCTACCTTCCCCACCACCCGGTATTTAAGGAATCTAGTTCCACCACAAAGGTACGGGTAGTCTTCGATGGATCGGCGAAAACGTCCACAAATCATTCGCTGAACGAAGCTCTACTCACCGGCCCTACGATTCAGGATGAACTCTTGGATCTGATGCTCCGCTTCCGGAAACATCTTATCGCTTTGGTCGCTGATGTCACGAAAATGTACCGGCAAATCTTAATCCACGTCGACGACATTCCCCTTCAACGAATCCTGTGGCGATGTGATCCATCAGAACCAATTCAGGTGTACGAGCTGCTAACCGTCACGTACGGCTTGTCCCCATCGTCATTTCTCGCCACACGTGTGCTGAAGCAACTGGCTTTGGATTCCGCTCAGAAGTACGAACTTGCAGCACGGACCGTGCAAGaagatttttacatggatgactTTCTCTCTGGAGCAAACACAGTAGAAGAAGCCATAAAACTGCAGAAGGAAGTCCAATCACTACTGGCCGAAGGGGGCCTCGAGCTGCGTAAATGGAGCTCCAATAGTCCAGAAGTCCTGGAGAACTTACCCATCGGAGCGCTTGGAGGAGAAACAATGCTGCACTTCGAAGCGGACCAGAAAATTAAAACGCTAGGAGTGGGGTGGGAAACCGGATCAGACCAGCTTTGCATCGAAGTACAACCATCTACGAACGAAGGCATTTGGACAAAACGCAAAATTTTCTCGGCAATTGCGAAACTCTACGACCCACTCGGATTGGTCTCACCGGTTGTGGCATGGGCCAAGATAAAGATGCAACAACTTTGGCTGTCAACTTTTGACTGGGATGATCCTATATCTGACGATATCGCCCGGAAATGGGAGGAATTCGCGGCCCAATTGACCCTTCTGAAAGGCTACAAGGTTCCTCGGTTCGTCTTTCTGGCCGATTCGATCTCCACACAATTTCACATCTTCACCGATGCGTCCGAAGTTGGGTATGGTGCCTGCCTTTACACACGTTCAACCGGCAAGGAAGGTCAAATTAAAACCGAGCTCGTCGCGGCAAAATCACGGGTTGCCCCTCTCAAACGGCTTAGTCTGCCGCGGCTCGAGCTCTGTGCTGCACTTTTGGGGGCGAAACTATACGCCAAGGTTTCAGCAGCGCTGCGGATGGAGGGTATTCCTTGCTGGTTCTGGTCGGACTCAACGGTCACACTCCACTGGATACAGGCACCACCCAATACTTGGCAAACGTTTGTTGGGAACCGAACGTCTGAAATTCAACAGCTAACTCACGGCCATAGCTGGAATCACGTGAAGGGAACAGAAAACCCGGCGGACCACGTTTCTCGCGGAATGCTTCCCCAGGAATTCGTATCAAACACCATCTGGCGACACGGTCCTTCCTGGCTAGCGAAATCGGATGAATATTGGCCTAAACACATAACTGGTACTCCACCGGAAGATCTACTAGAACGGCGAAAAACGGTACTTGTGATACATCAACCACAGGAGCATTCTTTCCTATTTTACCGGTACTCATCCTTCTGGCGTTTGGTTCGGATCATCGCTTTAGTTCTTCGTTTTCTGAATCGTTGTCGTCGCAAACCTAACCCCTATCCTCACCAACTCGCATCAGTCGGGGAGCTAGAGCACGCCAAAGAAACGCTTACGAAGATTGCACAGCAGGAGATGTTCACTGGAGAGTTTAAGGAGCTCGTTAAAACTCGATCCGTTTCCAACAAATCATCGTTGAGGTTACTTGGTCCATTCCTCGACGAAAAAGGTATCATCCGACTCGGTGGCAGACTTGAACACTCTTCAGAGAACTATCAGACCAAGCACCCTATGATCCTACCTAAAATACACCCACTCACACGCCTTATCACCAAACACTATCACGAACTCTGCATGCACTCTGGTCCTCGCATGACTTTAGCCACGATGAGGCAAGAATTCTGGCCGGTGAACGGTAAAGCCATCGTCAATCTTGTGTGTCGCAAGTGTCCGCAATGCTTCCGCCAAAACCCTGTCCCTGTCACGCAACCCGTTGGTCAACTACCGCAGCCTCGTACAGCACCTTGCAGAGCCTTCACTGTGGTCGGAGTGGACTACTGTGGACCCGTGTACACGAAACCAGCGCACCGACGAGCAGCACCACGAAAGGCATACATCGCCGTGTTTGTCTGCTTTGCATCCAAGGCTGTACATCTCGAACTGGTCTGTGATCTGTCCACGGAAGCCTTCATCGCAGCTCTACGTCGCTTCATCGCTCATCACGGAATGCCAACTGAGATTCACTCGGACAACGGTACGAATTTCCAAGGGGCAAACAACACACTCGCCGAACTGTACCGTCTCTTCAAAAATAAACGCACCCGGGAAGCAATTGTCAGCGAATGCAGCAAACATCGGATCCAGTGGCACTTTATACCGCCGAGAGCACCGTCCTTTGGTGGCCTATGGGAGGCTGCTGTAAAATCTGCGAAGACATCTCTGGTGAAAACACTCGGCAACACCCAGCTTTCCTTTGAAGAATATGCGACTGTGCTGGCCCAGATTGAAGCGAATATGAACAGCCGACCTCTGACGTCCCTATCAAGCGATCCAACAGAGCTGGATGTCCTCACTCCCGGGCACTTTCTCATCGGGTCGCCGCTTATCAGCCTGCCGGATCCGGACTACACCCACGTACCAACCAACCGACTCAATCACTATCAGCAGCTGCAGAAACTCATCCAACAACACTGGGACCGATGGAGGAGGGAATATCTGACCGAATTGAACCACCAGCGGGAGAAATCCTCACTTTCGATGGATATCCGAGTCGGACAAACGGTCCTAGTCCAGGAAGACGGAAAATCGTCCGTTTCTTGGCCACTTGCACGCATCGAACAAATTCATCCCGGAGCAGACGGAGTGGTACGAGTCGCGACATTGAGAACTGCCAGTGGAACCTACAAGCGTCCTATTTCGCGAATTTTTCCACTTCCTTATGACAACGAACCGAACGACACTCTAGGAACACAAATAGCTAAAAAGGGAGAAGATTAG